A segment of the Mercurialis annua linkage group LG4, ddMerAnnu1.2, whole genome shotgun sequence genome:
CAGAAAAATATGTTTTCTTTTCTTGCTATGATGCATTGAAATGGGTAACTTTTGTCATTATGAAAGATTAGAGCacagaaaaaaaatggaaatggTTGATTAATTCTAGGGTTTTTTAAGGTCTCTGTCTCTATTATGTCTTTGTTATTACATATACTATAGTTTTTTTGTCTTGTCTTCAGGTGGTCGGCTATAGCAACTCATTTGCCAAAAAGAACAGATAATGAGATCAAAAACTACTGGAATACCCATCTTAAGAAAAGattagctaaaatggggattgATCCTATCACCCACAAGCCCAAGAACGACGCTTTGCTAATTTCTAGCGATGGTCAAACCAAAAACTCTGCAAATCTTAGCCATATGGCTCAATGGGAAAGCGCTAGGCTCGAAGCTGAGGCTAGGTTGGTTCGAGAATCAAAACTCCGGTCACATTCTACCGGGTATCTTCTTACTTCCGGTTCAAGTTCAGGTTCAGCTCAGCCGCCGATTGGATCCATTGATATACTGAAAGGTAATTCTTGGAGCACTGGCATTGGTCTGAACACCGGTATCGTAAATGATCTTGAATCTCCGACGTCTACGCTTACTTTCTCGGAGAATGCACCACCGGCGCCGATCCTGACAATTGCCGGAGATAATAACTCAGTTCCGATGATCGAGTTAGTTGGTACTACTTCAGGTTCATCAGAGACAGAAATTGTGAAAGAAGAACATCatcaaaattggaaaatattCGGAAATTCAACTCATCATCATCACCAGGTTGAAAATTCAGTTTCTTTTACGTCCGGTCTTCATCATCAGGACATGACGATTTCCATGGAAGCTCCATGGACTCCTGAGTCATTAAGGCTAAGTACTACCAGCAGCCATATTCACGGTGGTACTAATGATGTTATAGAAGAAGGTTTCACCAATCTTTTGCTGAATGATCATTCTGGTGACCGGAGCTTGTCGGACAGCGGCAAAGATTCAGACCATAGTGGCGGTAGTGACGGCGGTGGAAATGGCAGTGATTATTATGAAGATAACAAGAATTACTGGAACAGCATTCTTAATTTGGTGAACTCTTCTCCGTCTCCGTCTGATTCGCCGATGTTTTAAGattaataatagtaaaattttatgATGGTACTATAGTATATACTTTTCCCAACTTAAACTTAGACAAATTGATTCTTTTTTCGTTTTTGTTTTCCAATTTAGTCCATTTTAATTTGTCATTAGAAGTGATCATAGGATAGGAACATGTTTTCATGCCAAAAGGGTATTAACAGCTGCTTCCACTTAAACTGGTCAAATGAGATTATTCTTTGAATTTTAATTGTATGGAGGCAATAAAATGCAGTTTTGGcacttatatttttatctttgatGTGAAATGTTAATAGATAGAGAGCTATAGTGAATAGAATTCGTCtagtttgtaaaattaaatagacataaactagtaaaaaaaatcaaacttttagtttttattagttctaattaaaatatttaattttgtttatattttatagtctAATTCGAGATCTTTATTTCAATTAACCAAATCCACTCAattgaactttattttgttCATGTGGTGGCTACCACTAAgtgattgtatttgtttttatttgtcatatttgatttaattgggTGGATATATTTCTAATCGACTACAATTCACTAATTGTCACGTGACGTGaaagaaaatatttaatttattatttgataaaaattgacTATGGTCGAGATAAATTCTTATAAATTTgactacaattaaaataaattatttaaatttagccaaatacaattaaaagtgttggttaatattaataaaagcattaaacattttgattttattgGATGATAATGCAATTTAATATGATAAGAACATACTAATACATTGtagctcaaatgatataagcgttcGACGATATTTTATCAAGATCGTAAATCCAATTCGTCTTCAAGTGTTCCTCTCTTTAATTATTACAAAATTGACAATATGTCTTTCTATTGATATAGTTTTTTGTGTGTGTGATGATCATATATGTAGATCCATGTTCTTGAGGGATttgatatgttttataatttggtCCAACCAAAGAAATTAGCTGCAAAAGGCTGTGCGTGAATGAATGGGTCAATCCATGAATAAGACAGTGTGTGTGAGcattatgaaattatttaataGATGCATTTATGACCTTTTATTGCTGTTGGTTTCATGTCATATTCTTGCTTAcgataaataaaaagatttacTTTGGAGCACAATATGTTTCTTTTCTTCAGAGGTAAACTCATTAACGaagattacaaaataaaaatgaatgtcATATCACTAAGAATTTTCTatataaactttcaaaatttgaataaaCTAAATAAAGACAAATAACCCACGATACaaattgatgaaaaaaaaaatttaattatggatCCCGAAAATGTAAAACAACGATGAACAAATTCATTGAGCGGGAACTTCGATCTCTTTCTCCCGATAAAGCGGAAACCGCTTGATCCATTGACCTATTATTTCCAATCAACATCTTCTTTTAAATCTACAAAATTAGAATCCACAAACCTCCCGATCTTTAGATTTATAAGAGCTTGAATATGAAGAACGATCTAACACTAAAGATTCTtgatagatctaaaaatctaaaCAAAAAAGGAGCAAAATCCTTACAAAATTTATTATACTTATAAGAAaagatcaaattaaaataaacatcaCAAATAAGTTTTATTGAAATCAAACTAAGGATTCTAATAGTAGTAATATGGATGGAGAGAAGATGATTGATCCGACTATGTCCGGAAAATCACCTTCTCTCACTTTCCAAATGACGAAGATGAAAAAACTTCTTTTATAGAAGAAGGAGAGTAATTTTTAGAGAGAAAAGGGGGTTTGTTTCATCACTTTCATGGAGCAGAATGTGTTTGTATGCAATTTCGTAATGTTATTGCTAAAAACTATACTATAATCATAGTttctttgaaattttaaaaaaatcggaTTTATATTTCTTCCAATCTCttcattatttaaaaagaaaatattactCGATAACTCATAATTGTATCTTTATAtaaatagatttattttttagtgttggatttttaaaaattacagtATTATATGTTATAGTTTTACACTTTCGTCATAGGAATTTTGCATGATCGTGGGTGGACCCATTCACATTTTGGATAATTTTATCCgggaaattatcaaaaaaagaaagagaaagaagTAAGATTTATAGTGAAGTCGGAATTAGAGAAAGGTTAAGTCCGCGATATCAAAAAATCATAGTTGGACTAATTATGGTTCACATGTCATTTAAACCGTGctggaaaaaaaatatgatttgcCACAATTTATGAAgagtatcaatttttttttcgcggctcacatattttatttaatctttttgaactatttcaaattttgtgttaaataatattattttaaagttaaatatatATCTAAAAGATATTATTAGTGGTATATGAACTTCTctaattctattttttattctagttttgaattttatattttatatcagtagctaattttttaaaaatatacgaGATGAGTACTTTTACTCACTTTATCgtcaaaaatatactaaaatataataataagtCCTATATTTACTTTCTAGTGTcgtattaaaataataagaaaataattaaaaatatttgtttgatatatttaaaaaaaaaactttaacttactaatttaattttttttaaactaacttACTAATTTAattggattgggattccctcaagttcatttcaagttcaaatgaacttgagagggtcatgttcacgatctacaccgttcattataaaatgaacggtgtagattaatttgattaaaattgtgctttttgatctacaccgttcattttataacgAACGGTATAGATCGTGAACGTGACCTCCTCAATCTTGAGGAATCCCAAtccaatttaattaaataaagatttaagtagtaaaataaaaaatcaaatattattagcaacaatattcttaatttattttaagaaaaaaaaaacacagtaTGAAGAAATAAAAGAGCTGTTAGAATATACTGTTACTTTGAAAGTTGGAAGTTGATGTCTGTATCATCTGATGGGATGACACAATGGAAATAAATGCAATGATACTGTTTCTTAATTTCAATGGAGATTTACATTTGGCACTTCATTAGGAATAGGATAACTATATGAACCCAAAATATGGGAAACTCTTTTCACATAAATTCACCTCTTACAATTTTCAATACAAGTTGGTCACATTCTCTGTTATTTTCACTTTTACTTTCATTTGAGGTTTAATATTGTAAgaatttaaataatcaaatagtTAATCACACGCAATATTCTTTTTTGCATCcataattttaccattttatcaAATCTATCCCTAAAATATATTTTGGACATTCTGATCCACCGATTGCAAATTTGAACAGATATACcttcaatttcaatttattttcgaacatataattttcattttaaactcAAATAACTTATCATAAACTGAAATTAAAGATGAATTGTGTAAAATAATCAGTTATGGAATAAAAAAACttgtaaaattatcaaataaatatttgtaaacgatATTCAGGACATTTCTAGTAGGACTTCCACGGAGAAAGATTACGCTCAGTAATACTGGTATTAAGAGGAGCCCCAAACCTTCTCCTTCAATCCAGACTACCTTAAATCTATTTCAGGCAAAATAATCTATGATGTAGTATCAACAAGAGTCCTTTACTCTCGGCTTCTTGCGACCCGAGCTACTAGATCAGGGTAAGATGAGAGGAACTCTTTCAAGAAAGGATGCTATAACCTGATTATTTGGGTCTTTTATATATTTGTCCTAATATGTAAATTGACGAATCAAAATGTTCAAATTATACTTTaggaatatatttgataaaatgacTTTTGAATGTAGAAACCAATTTTTCTTAATAATATACAAGATTGactatttttaattgaatttaaaggggaaaaaatatattgatgGTGTATGAAATTTTATGACTACTATTTTAGTGTCTGAACTTTTATCTCGCTTAAATCGGTATGTAATGTTCTAAAAATACATCAAACGagtattttaaactatttttcgATCATTGGCTAAATATATTTGTCTATCTACTATTATAGCACGTTTGTCAAATATATCATCATCTTTAAAagtagttatatatatatatatatatatttcactATTTATTTACCTTTACCAAACATATCCATAAACCATTTGAAAATTATATGACGCAATGTAAATGCATGTCATGAATGATTAATTTTGTATGCGTATAGTACCACGACACTtcatatcaaaaaaatttataagcaAAAATCAAAACATGATATATATGATATAAATTAAAGATTACGGTATATATGGCAAGCGGATCAAAGTTATGGatggataaatatattttgaaaaatatgaaattaaaaaataaaatttgagagACCAAAATAGTAGATAAAAACAAGTTATGATTTAAATCTCTATTTAAATTTATCGATCATTGAGGACTCGATTTTCATCGATAAAACTTTTAAGATAGTTTATGAATGTATAAATCAGAATCTTAAATTATTATGTATATTCTTAGATTTGGTCTTTGTATTAGTTGATAGCGATGCACAGCATTTTGGGAAGATTAAGATGTGATTTGAATGTTTATATAATCAGTACTGTAACATAGGGTAGCTATCTAAGAAAATCaacatttttttgtcaaaggaaaatcaattaatttcGTCAAATTAATAAGTTTGTTGACAATACCTGAGAAATCCAATTTCGTTTTCTTTAACACTAAACGGGGCATCTTTTAAGTTTAGATTTCAGAAGTGTActgcaatttaattttaatgttgagcctttttaatctaaatatttctcTATTTCTATACACTATACCATGAGGCTAATAGTCTAGTGATTTAACTTTAAAGTGGGCGGAATTATCCAAAAATGCCttatctttttaactttttcgtttagatttcaaacttttatcaatttttttttttttgatttccgATTTCAATTAtatctgttttttttaaatagtgacaaatttgaaatatatatatatgaaactTTTATCAAAATGGAAAAAACTCCAATTTGGAATAATAGGtacaattaaaactgaaaattaaaaaagaggtacaattaatgattttgaaagttttgaataaaaaaaaattgaagcatTTTTGGTGATTAGACtctttgaaatgttttttttcaaACTATGAAAAGTTTTCGTGGATATTTGTTTTTAAGATATATGTCTCATATAAAAAGTAATTTCCAAATCATATTTAGTTAGGGTTCTTCTTCTTATTCCAAAGTTAATGTTTGAAGCCGAATTTAAGTTGCtatactaaattaaattaaattaaatttctctGCAATATTAAGTATGATAAGAATCCGTACAATAACCgtccgagaacttccttttccCTTTCCGGATTTAGAAATAAGTCATATACTTTaagttacaattttttttttgataatataagttatgatttaattaaataataaaaggtAGGATTATAAAATAACTGGATTTTTCATTGGATGCTGCAATTAGATGGCATTACTTAGAAATATTTCACTAAATGCCGTAAATTTACCTTTTTTATCGCCCATCCGGTTTCTAAGACTTCGTCCTAACTAATCCGGATTCGACCCGCGTTGCGCACCTGGCATGATAGATGAGTCTGCCAGCAGGGATTTTTTGCATTCATAAGGATCGACCTGAGACCTTATTCAAGCGTTACCACTTGCATTATGAAGCTGTAAATTTATCTTTATCTTTATactgagaaattcttaggtagactcggtctaccacgtcatccgtataCTAAACCTATTAcgttatgacacgtcattaaaatagtggcactattgtaatattaccattcaaaagtgtaaataagtaataaacaaaattatactaataccactattttaataacgtgtcataacATAATAGGTTAGTCcacgaatgacgtggtagatcgagtctacataagaatctCTCCTTTATACTATCCACAATATTAATTAGTCTACTTTTTCCTAGCGATCAGTTAATGCCATTAAGGAAATAGGAGCATCGTAAACGACTATAAATACATACTTCCAttatacatcatttgacccctaaactataccattttattctctacgacctctaaactaatttcgtgttcTTTTGGACcacttaactattttttttgttctatttaacccctcattcggaatgtgcacaccacgcgcgatgacgtggataaaattgctgacatggctttactgacatggggttaaatagaataaaaaaaatagttaagaggtccaatggaacactaagatagtttagaggtcatagggAATAAAAAGGTAAGGTTtagggtcaaaaaatatattaagcttaaatatttttttaatttaaaataaaaagtgatgtactttacatattatttgaaaaaatcatttaagactttaaaaatcatgaaatttagcgtgttttccaattttaacacaaattttaaaaattcagaattgatttgaaaagtttgaaattgcaaaaaattaaaagctggtgtattaaaatttttaaaattgaaaatttgtgaaacacactaaaatgtataaatttttaaaaaattagtctttttttaatataatcacaatatagtaaatttatatattttataatatagttaaaacagacaaacttcatttatcataattgaaatgtaaacaaatatttatatgtacaaaaagttatattatgtaattatttgactaaatttcaatatttttttatttttttagaagattaaatggataaaaattaaataattgtatttttgagaaggttaaatgggtaaaaattaaaagtttgaaggtgcaataggaaaataaaataagttcaggggtcaaatagaacaaaataatatatttcgggggttcaatagaataatttatgcattttaattatccttcacgcgcttttgccacgttggaggaaaaaggtcagatcggcaaaaaagttgcagttgacgagttaaatagaacaaaaaataaagttaagagatccaatagaatatcaaattagtttcagagtttcaaataataaaagtgtatatatagtttagggatcaaatgatgtattaagccgttTTATATTCATTGCTAGCTAGGTAGctaagtttatttatttaatgacATTAGCAAAATATTTAAGCAACTTCTAACTAAGATTTCTTTCTTATTTTCTGCTCTCTAATTTACCATTAAGAATTCATATTTGAGTGAAAATAAATTAGAAGAGTTGGATGATACTATTTAATAGTaatacatttatatttatataagcTAAACAAAAACAGCTATACAATATACATTTAAATGGTCACCTAGAGCACTACAATTAATATCATAGAggaaaataatatatagttttgATCCATGAGAAAGGTAGCTTTTATTTTTTCCAGAAGCacaaa
Coding sequences within it:
- the LOC126679411 gene encoding transcription factor MYB16; the protein is MGRSPCCDKVGLKKGPWTPEEDQKLLAYIEEHGHGSWRALPTKAGLQRCGKSCRLRWTNYLRPDIKRGKFSLQEEQTIIQLHALLGNRWSAIATHLPKRTDNEIKNYWNTHLKKRLAKMGIDPITHKPKNDALLISSDGQTKNSANLSHMAQWESARLEAEARLVRESKLRSHSTGYLLTSGSSSGSAQPPIGSIDILKGNSWSTGIGLNTGIVNDLESPTSTLTFSENAPPAPILTIAGDNNSVPMIELVGTTSGSSETEIVKEEHHQNWKIFGNSTHHHHQVENSVSFTSGLHHQDMTISMEAPWTPESLRLSTTSSHIHGGTNDVIEEGFTNLLLNDHSGDRSLSDSGKDSDHSGGSDGGGNGSDYYEDNKNYWNSILNLVNSSPSPSDSPMF